A region of the Styela clava chromosome 1, kaStyClav1.hap1.2, whole genome shotgun sequence genome:
ttatttacagaTACCATTTAACAGCAATATCATTATTAACAAAACGGCTTCGAATTATAGAAAAGCATCATTGATTGACAAGACTAGACAATGCGATACCATTTATCATACAGTCGCCATTGACTGGCACAACATTTTGATCAGACGATTGTTCTTTTCGTTTATTCGAACAATCAGTTaccattttattcaattctccTGCATCATAACCTAGTAATTCTTTcaaattgcaaacaaatttataaACGAAGCGCTTTGAAGGTACTTTACTGATCATATCGCCATCGTAATAATAACGCAGAGCCCGAGAAAGTTTTTCATAATTCATAGTGGGCTTGCCTTTTCTTTCACCCCATTTTTGAGCCACCATTTCGGgttgtaaaaatttgaattccccTTCATCTCCCAACCACATTATGACGTGTCGTTCGTCTGCGTCTGTTAAAAGTTCCAACAAAAATTGCCAAAGTTGAATTTGGCCTCCGCTGTTGTGAGAACGTGTACTGATTGGAGCACCTTTGTCTGATGAAATTATAGCCGGCGTTCTTCTTGGAGCCCGCCGTGCGTAATTGCCTGATATGTTCGTTTGTTGATCATTTAGAACTAAATTTAAAGCCATATTTTCAGAATCGTTTTCTATTTCTACATTATGTTCACCATCGTTCGTTGAtaatcttttcaaaaacgaCAAGTGTGACcataaaatatttccatatgGCAGTTTCACAAAAAATTCTTCAATCGTTAATGAACATAATTTCTTTCCATCCATTCTAGAATTTTTAATGACAGAAGCATCTAAATTAAATTCCTTTGCCACCCAGACCATCCAGCGAAATACTTGATCTGATGTCCATTCCATTGGGTCACAAGGAATACCAAGTTCCTCTTTATTTTCTGATGAATCTTCGTTATTAGAATGTCCATTTTCTGAGAGTCCACTTTGTTGACCGTTCAACGCTTGAATGTCTTCATCGGtcatatttttcgtaatttcAACAATAGTCAATCGCCCATTATCAGTTTGTACTCGAATACTGAGTTCGACACTTCCCGAAACCTTTACGCCTTGCTGATACAAACTCAGTTGTGGATTAAGTGGAATATCttgtaaataaatttcataatcaCTCAAATCCGCAGATTGTAAACGATTTTCAACCAATTGctgaatattcaatatttccacTCCAGTATCCAGTTCAATAGTGATAACAGAATCAGTGTGGGATCCATTATGTAACTTCGCTGGCATCCCAGATTTCCGATTCACTTTTCGTCTTTTTTGTTCCATTTCTATTTAGTTTAGACAAGTGAGATTATTCTATGACTGTATAACATAAAACATTTCAGGAAATTAGCGAAAACCATATCTTTACTGGTAACGTTATATTATTAAGAATAATATTATGCTTGGCATACCGCTACCACTTCACCAAATGATAGTTCATACACAGTATACAGGTATATCAGAACAAACGAATGACCTTCATCGCTAATTCTGTAACTGGTTAGCTAaacgaataccggtaccggtatggttTATGCTGGAAACTAGGTGAGAATTGTTGACTGGCCAATTCGTCCCAGTTCTATCACAACATAATTTTTCCTATTCTTAAGATATTTATATCTACATACTGGTATTCTACTATTAATCTACCGTATATACGTATACGCAGATATGAATAGTAAATAAACAGATGAATAAAACTGCTGAACTAGAGttcaaaaaaacttcaaaatttgggtgagcgaacacgtactacttcttttatcaatacctttccatctaaaatctgtacgtttcaaaccttactcggGGTTTAGTTCgctctcccgattctataatcagttacttttatctTATTATttctgattatggagtcgaaataaacttataacctaaatatatacttttacttattttcgaataatattagaatgttgaatttttttttaaatggatccACAATGTGGATTATTCAAGAAGTAAACAATCGATAAATTAAGTATAAATAAAGACATATTGTGTACCACAAGTGAACAAACATTAAGAACATATATATCAGTAATATCAAAATAATTCCATTAGATATAAGAAGTTAGCCATGCTTAACCCaacaagagagatatgctcaaatatatggacacgtttgaagtaaatgaaagtaatatccttctaaagaaaatttttatcttcatgcactgaaaatttcagagcaatacATACATTGGTCCAGgaattaaagagaaaagcgactttatAGGATTAGGTAACAAGTGgacgtggctttccacacgttttctcaccactgaggAGGCGGAGGCACTGCCTCCACCCCTAATGCCACTTCCCAAAAAATTCCCGTTACCCGGGCAAACGGTCTCTAAACGCCAAAACAGCTCGTGTGACTAGATCGatgacttgattgacaggtagcctactccgggccactaaaagcctgTTTTGTCCCACTTTCAAtgtgaattgaaatactaagTGATTTAAATCACTTATCCATTACGGTACcagagcaaaataaaaataaatatcgatTCCCCGATAATCATATGCGGTAACTAACCAGTACCTGAAATTCGTTCGAAGAACGGTTCTTCCTTGTCATATAAGAACTCAATTTATTTCctcttatcaaataaaaaaaaaataaggtaggcaacaaaatttatgttgtttacatcagaactgtaacgaaaagctgagagcgtaattcactgcggtaccttaccagtactgcaggggtctggtatagtttagtaccacatccacttctagttggcctggctcatcaatttttgcatatgtcaatcctaacccccacctgactacgtcaccgaaaaattacgtcattcctACATCACAGTGGCgcaataaggcccaccgaagtatgcggatggtcgtccaaagcACGCAGACAATCACcagaaatcgagcaagctatttctctcgttttctcgtcgcaacgatcacgataggagaaaGATcgcgttatcggcggcgcataTGCTATtttgggcgatcgtaattatactttggcaatccctatgacgtgatggtgacgtcgtagtgacgtaatttttggatggcatagtcaggtggggggttaggaataagatatcgtcacgctaataaccgaattgcgtaagtcatttttagcagttttgagaaaaacgtaaaaaactttctaatgatattgttatgtcattgagagtcaataatttgtcatggttcaatattttgatcgtagctggatttaagttaatttgtatgacgcagttaaatgacgtcataatggcgcactgtgacttggGCAGAAATGTGACtgtgacttggggacatacgcaattttgggggctcctgaagtatgcgaaccaagttggcggacatcggaatgtaatatgtgtactaggttagggttaggccataattttaggtacaaatactacgagaggcacttggctagtctttgAACTCATAGTAGGACTAAAATCGATCGATGTTGTTGTAGGACTATCATCGATCACCATTTGCTATTCCAGACAAACACCTATTAAAAGCAGAAAACCTTATGACATGTTTCCTCGATGTAcgcttcaataatatcattggcGTAGTTGAACCGCCCAAACCTGGAACTTTGCTGAGTCTGAAAAAGTCTAGAGTTTGGTAAACGGGACGCGTGTAGAGCGCAACTCCTGGAATTCCTTTAGGGCAAGGTTTCCCatcccgagtccgcggtctcaaatgagtccgcaacgagccagaaattcactgcgggctgcaaacgtttttgcgaaactcaACTATCAGCCCAATAATACGttggaatttacataaaacatgaaagGCAAGTTTATCCACATAGCATTattcgagtcaataattactgctTAATGAGTAggactgggcatatattcgaatattaaactattagaatagcaatttactgttcgaaaatttggtaacaggtgacgaaAACAccttccgacgaaaacacgagtctgcacacgcttcgatagagttcgcgagttcgaacaacaagaaataaattattttttttggtaGGTGGCAATTgtggcaacctaaattttctaaattgaaaagcggcaatacaaataACTAAAAATAGAACGGATAACACCATTAGTTTCGTTTTATaattgtacgaacagctcagaatataatcgggcactttatcatattgatattttctgagtagtattgcttttatttcgtcaacacaattgcAGATTAAAATCATCACAATTAACTTAATagtaaagcaaggcgatgaatatgtatttttgatttactaataaactttaaatatatttttaacaagTGTACTTTCTGGAACTTTACACAGCAGAAAGTAAGATTTTTTAAACgggataacaaattcgcaagatcgcaaaaattatgtatcaaaactaaatataatcgggcaatatattctcacattattatgttcgcagattgccgtggccttttaaagaagtaatgctttcatattgtcgtaagtcgtcgcaaccgcgagttaccatgaacacaataaattaaaatagaaagacattttaaattctcgtcgttgtcatgaactgaatattgtgcgacagaaacggccattatacactaaaaaagtcggctcttttaaagaACGTGTAATTGCGAcgaattttcgattttgaaattttaatgttgtGTTCGggtttattgcttcttcacacagagtacgatTGCAATAAACGatccttgagtccgcaaaggttttcgccagtGAGAAAACAGTCCGCGACcaagaaaggttgggaaacgctgctttagGGTGACAGTAGTTCCAGTGTATGAAGGGGATGAGACAGTCTGGGGTAGGACAgggggtcgaggataggtagagTATGTGTTTTTTATCTCAATTGATTTATGTTCAGCAAGAATCTACTCATTCTACTGTGTAGAAATGCCCCTCTACTCgctaaacaaaaattgtattgaCTTTGGAATACTGGCTATTCTGCTGCCCCAGTACACAGGTTCACAAGAAGTCATGAATATTAACGATGCTCCTTTTCGAAGACGAAGGGCCGTTGTTTGTCGTATATTTGAGTCGTCTCATCGGTGTTCCTCTCCTATCCAATACATAAAAATTGCTACAAATGTGACCCTGCCTCCGATTgcctttattggacacgtcagtgtactaATGATCgattcaatattatgttgttgttcttgttcatactcttcttcttcttcgtcatgataaaatcgcttttcttttctaatactgcaccaattgctttgaaattttcagtgattaaagattaatttttttgacagaaggctattacttttatttatttcaacaatttctGTGGACtgcaagagattcgttttttatgtgtcaaaataaaaaaatagcgaCACTTTGTCATGTGTACATATATTTAAGCAGAGCTCTCTTGTTATCGTTGAGCATGTAAAATTCGATATTTTACACATAATTAGCAACTAGAACTACGATTTAAACTCAACGCTGCCACTAACGTTGCAAAACACTTCAACACTAATGACTAAAATGCGCAATAGAAATGACGGGAAAAGCGACATGAACTGCATCATTCACTCACTCACGACTCATGACTAAAAAGTAGACACTACAGGAAAATAAGTAGGCCTatatggttattttgacttcataatcagcataaaagattaataaaaaaacaaagtaAACTGATTACAGGACAAGACCAATACAAAAGGGCGGGAACTAGGCTACTGAAAGAGCCAAAAATATGAATTCTaaaaatttcactaaaaggGCGCCTGTGAACCCTGTAAAATTGCAGCAAACATAAGGGCGCCTGTGAATCCTGTAAAATTGCAGCAAACATGGGAAAAGCGGGACTACGGGAAGATCTAAATATTCATTGTTGCAAATAAAAAGGGAGAGAGAAGGAGATTTTCTGCCACAAAACAAGGTCAACTCAACACTATTGAAAACATAAGAAGTAAATAATTTGATagtgattgaaatttttttggggTCAGGTGTATGTTGGTCGTCGGGTGCACTGTGCAGCACCAATAAAGAACCGAGAATCTCGCTGGAGATTACCAGTGCAAATGTCCGCGAGTGCAATTTGTATGCGGGTGCTAAATCTGTGGTTGCAAATTTGCGAATGCAAATGGCTGGTACAAATTTGTTGTCACTAATATTCAAAatccaaaataataattttttttttttcaaatttcgtcACTCTTCTGTTGGTCTTTCGTGCAAAAATCAAAATCCGCACTATTGtttataccagtggttcccaaactttttagggtcgggacccactatttattaccacagcttatggcgaacCAGCACTtaactttgatttttatttttttttatgacatgACACAgcacacagcaatggctaatcatcgcaaaactactgtgtttcctcgaaaataagacctggtctgaaaataagataataattttaatttccaaaatgatttaaatcaaaccctacccttaaaataaatttaaaatgtgtgggagaatAGAGGTTCATtggcctgaggtaaggtgaagatcacaccactattcaagattgtgtgatatcacaattatgatatttgtcgcttgatttttgtatggaaaatacaaataaaaacaatgaatgtcggtttttatataatgtttagtaaaaaatcttgtgattttctacaatgtaattttatttttgataaatgaacgcaaaagacctcttccaaataaaaaccatagtgttattcttcaaaagaaaataaatctaaattctgtctaaattttggggaaacacggtaagaagtgctgtacagtgtacaaaactgctatgcgtaaaaaaaaaacattctttgagtagcaaattttttttttttgagaagatcgtaaaaaagaaactttcacagattagaatttaaattcaatttattttgtttttttgaagatttacgtattcgagtcgccaccgatcctaataaccagtataattaaccaaagctttctacatcttttcacgacccactaagatgacccatagtttgggaaccgctggtttaTACCATATGCATTCTTGTATGACACAGTAATCAGTTGTCAGCTTCAGAGAGTTTCTcgtcatatttattttatttctgttccCTGTCACAAAGTGATATGTTTTTGCACATTTAGTGCTTTTATGTTCCAAGTTAAACCCGTATTTAAAGTGTTGGCAACTTCCATGAATTTTGCCAATTGATTTGTTTAGTGGTTTAGTATGTTGTCAATTTTGTATCACAGCGCAGTTCAAAATATCGCATCTTTCCTCCTAAATTCTCCTCATCTTTCCGCGTATTTctacaattaaaaaataatagcttACGAGTAAGGAGATTTATgctttaaatttgaattttgcctttttttacaaaagattggaatttttaaataacaaatgaaAAGCGAGTCAAAGGTTAGAAGATTGGTTTATTAGGTCAAAGGTTAGAGGGTGGATTGATTGACAAGCGTGGGATACTTGGCGACGGATAGCAAATGTTCTGATGTCGCCACGTTGATTCGGTTGTCTTTGTTGGTTTGTCTTGTTCTATATtgatatatctgtatataatAGTATAAAGGATTATGACAATGACTTCTTGCGTCTCTAATGACTCCTGCAACAACAATAGAGGTGAAAGTTTGTTTACAAAAGACATCGACAAACTTCAACTTATGGTAGGCTAAGTTCTGAAGTTTGTTTGCTGTTTTGATGGTGAATAAATTTGTTTCTCCGTCCcacttttttaaaaatatacctTACATCTGTTAATAACGACATACAGGCAAAGACTATTTAACAATGAAACTTGTTCTGTAATTTGCTGAGCTGATTATGTCTGTATGTACCGTATCGGTACCGGTACGATAATCTTGCTGGTTTCATTTCTCATACTGTAATAGAGGAATAATACGGTAGTAACCAAACAAAAACATGATTTGTATAAAGAATAagctattttattgtttttactcTTTTCTTTAATTTTGGAATGAATGTGATGTACGTAGGCTACACTTTGTATTTTcaatatgtaaaaaaataaactactgactgaattttatttttttatgtgtgAAATCGTGTGTCAGGGTTATTCAGAACTTAGCTGATTTAGTGGCTTTTATTTATACTTTTAGTCTACCCAACAATCTCATTCCTATCTAAAATGAGTTTTAGAATGTGTGATGTAAATGTTTATAACTGCAAGGCATCATTTAATTATGAATATTGCAAATGTTGCCCTCATGATTGTCATCAAGAAATAAGATACCGACACATGCCAAACTAGAATTTGAAGAGACTTTTGTACCAAAATTAAAGCACTgtacaattttgataaattctatgttgtttgaatattattttttctttaatgCAATTTTTTCAGAACTCCAGCTCTTTTGCTAATTGTTTGTATATTTACCAGCTTATGACTATACTTTCTATTCAGTTCAAAAATGCGTCAAATGCAGAAGAGAGGATTGCAATAAGGCAATCCATTCAGCGTATCAGATCAATGCAAGGTGG
Encoded here:
- the LOC120348639 gene encoding GA-binding protein alpha chain-like; protein product: MEQKRRKVNRKSGMPAKLHNGSHTDSVITIELDTGVEILNIQQLVENRLQSADLSDYEIYLQDIPLNPQLSLYQQGVKVSGSVELSIRVQTDNGRLTIVEITKNMTDEDIQALNGQQSGLSENGHSNNEDSSENKEELGIPCDPMEWTSDQVFRWMVWVAKEFNLDASVIKNSRMDGKKLCSLTIEEFFVKLPYGNILWSHLSFLKRLSTNDGEHNVEIENDSENMALNLVLNDQQTNISGNYARRAPRRTPAIISSDKGAPISTRSHNSGGQIQLWQFLLELLTDADERHVIMWLGDEGEFKFLQPEMVAQKWGERKGKPTMNYEKLSRALRYYYDGDMISKVPSKRFVYKFVCNLKELLGYDAGELNKMVTDCSNKRKEQSSDQNVVPVNGDCMINGIALSSLVNQ